The following coding sequences are from one Lepisosteus oculatus isolate fLepOcu1 chromosome 19, fLepOcu1.hap2, whole genome shotgun sequence window:
- the epn2 gene encoding epsin-2 isoform X1, which translates to MPSSSIRRQMKNIVNNYSEAEKKVREATSNDPWGPSSSLMSEIADLTYNVVAFSEIMSMIWKRLNDHGKNWRHVYKALTLLDYLIKTGSERVAQQCKENIFAIQTLKDFQYVDRDGKDQGINVREKSKQLVFLLKDDDRLKGERSQALKTKERMAQVATGVGSNSQIHFGRGSSQPNLSTSYSEEYGRSGGSPASYHGSTSPHASSELEQARPQTSGEEELQLQLALAMSREAAEQEEARGRRSRGRGSYWPLSPKEERMRRGDDLRLQMALEESRKDSGKLGKKKKEKEPSVLMDLMDVLPEGPADQTSDPWGGAAAAVAPDPWRSYGASSKPIPTADPWGASSASATPVKSADPWGSPAASAQGIPDPWVTGSASHPKTGSPGNFDPFSTLNGTSRDDFSEFDSLRSSSTKTGDVLSSRPSASASPDMFDLQRGSSGPGSMSATTGSRKTPESFLGPNAALVNLDSLVSKPVQPAPVSNPFLMPGAAPPATAQVNPFQVNQPQPPTLNQMRVSPMMGMSSQSFGTMPTMGVDPLPAMGVDPLPLPTMPPPGSMTMVPMPGMAALAPMGHMVPGMAMSMPGPMPQPLMSTGMASATTAAQGGGTTNPFLL; encoded by the exons ATGCCGAGCTCCTCGATCCGGCGGCAGATGAAGAACATTGTGAACAATTACTCGGAGGCGGAGAAGAAAGTGAGGGAGGCGACCTCCAACGACCCCTGGGGCCCCTCCAGCTCCCTGATGTCGGAGATCGCCGACCTCACCTACAACGTGGTGGCCTTCTCCGAGATCATGAGCATGATCTGGAAGCGGCTCAACGACCACGGCAAGAACTGGCGGCACGTGTACAAGGCACTCACCCTGCTGGACTATCTCATCAAGACGGGCTCGGAGCGCGTGGCCCAGCAGTGCAAGGAGAACATCTTCGCCATCCAGACGCTGAAGGACTTCCAGTACGTCGACCGCGACGGGAAGGACCAGGGCATCAACGTGCGGGAGAAGTCGAAGCAGCTGGTGTTCCTGCTGAAGGACGACGACCGGCTGAAGGGGGAGCGCTCCCAAGCCCTGAAGACCAAGGAGCGCATGGCCCAGGTGGCCACCGGCGTGGGCAGCAACAGCCAGATCCATTTCGGCCGCGGCTCCAGCCAGCCCAACCTCTCCACCAGCTACTCGGAGGAGTATGGCAGGTCTGGTGGCTCGCCTGCCTCTTACCACGGCT CCACGTCCCCGCACGCGTCCTCGGAGCTGGAGCAAGCGCGGCCGCAGACCAGCGGGGAGGAGGAGCTGCAGCTGCAGCTGGCGCTGGCCATGAGCCGAGAGGCGGCAGAGCAG GAAGAAGCACGTGGCAGGAGGTCCCGTGGAAGAGGGTCTTACTGGCCGCTGTCACCAAAG GAGGAGAGGATGAGGCGCGGGGATGACCTCCGGCTCCAGATGGCCTTGGAGGAGAGCCGCAAAGACTCGGGAAAACTCGGCAAGAAGAAAAAGGAGAAGGAG CCGTCGGTGCTGATGGACTTGATGGACGTCCTACCCGAAGGCCCAGCGGATCAGACATCAGACCCTTGGGGAGGGGCGGCAGCAGCAGTGGCCCCTGACCCCTGGCGGTCATATG GTGCAAGTTCGAAGCCGATACCGACAGCCGACCCATGGGGTGCCTCCTCAGCCTCGGCCACTCCTGTGAAGAGTGCAGATCCCTGGGGCTCCCCTGCTGCTTCAGCTCAAGGAATCCCTGACCCCTGGGTGACAGGGTCTGCCAGCCACCCCAAGACCGGCTCCCCAG GCAACTTTGATCCCTTCAGCACGTTAAACGGTACTTCCAGGGATGACTTTTCAGAGTTCGACAGCTTGCGTTCATCTTCTACAAAGACAG GTGACGTCTTGTCCTCTCGGCCCAGCGCGTCCGCCAGCCCCGACATGTTCGACTTGCAGAGGGGCAGCTCCGGCCCCGGCAGCATGAGCGCCACCACCGGCTCTCGGAAGACACCCGAGTCCTTCCTGGGTCCCAATGCCGCACTGGTGAACCTGGACTCGCTAGTCAGCAAACCAGTACAGCCAGCTCCCGTCTCCAACCCCTTCCTTATGCCAG GGGCCGCTCCTCCAGCCACGGCTCAGGTCAATCCCTTCCAGGTCAATCAGCCCCAGCCGCCCACCCTCAACCAGATGAGAGTCAGCCCCATGATGGGCATGAGCTCCCAGAGCTTCGGCACCATGCCCACCATGGGCGTGGACCCCCTGCCCGCCATGGGCGTGGATCCCTTGCCCCTTCCCACGATGCCTCCACCCGGCTCCATGACAATGGTCCCCATGCCAGGGATGGCGGCGCTGGCACCCATGGGCCATATGGTGCCTGGCATGGCTATGAGCATGCCAGGACCCATGCCACAGCCACTTATGAGCACAGGAATGGCCTCAGCTACCACGGCCGCCCAGGGTGGCGGCACTACCAACCCCTTCCTGTTGTGA
- the epn2 gene encoding epsin-2 isoform X2, producing MPSSSIRRQMKNIVNNYSEAEKKVREATSNDPWGPSSSLMSEIADLTYNVVAFSEIMSMIWKRLNDHGKNWRHVYKALTLLDYLIKTGSERVAQQCKENIFAIQTLKDFQYVDRDGKDQGINVREKSKQLVFLLKDDDRLKGERSQALKTKERMAQVATGVGSNSQIHFGRGSSQPNLSTSYSEEYGRSGGSPASYHGSTSPHASSELEQARPQTSGEEELQLQLALAMSREAAEQEERMRRGDDLRLQMALEESRKDSGKLGKKKKEKEPSVLMDLMDVLPEGPADQTSDPWGGAAAAVAPDPWRSYGASSKPIPTADPWGASSASATPVKSADPWGSPAASAQGIPDPWVTGSASHPKTGSPGNFDPFSTLNGTSRDDFSEFDSLRSSSTKTGDVLSSRPSASASPDMFDLQRGSSGPGSMSATTGSRKTPESFLGPNAALVNLDSLVSKPVQPAPVSNPFLMPGAAPPATAQVNPFQVNQPQPPTLNQMRVSPMMGMSSQSFGTMPTMGVDPLPAMGVDPLPLPTMPPPGSMTMVPMPGMAALAPMGHMVPGMAMSMPGPMPQPLMSTGMASATTAAQGGGTTNPFLL from the exons ATGCCGAGCTCCTCGATCCGGCGGCAGATGAAGAACATTGTGAACAATTACTCGGAGGCGGAGAAGAAAGTGAGGGAGGCGACCTCCAACGACCCCTGGGGCCCCTCCAGCTCCCTGATGTCGGAGATCGCCGACCTCACCTACAACGTGGTGGCCTTCTCCGAGATCATGAGCATGATCTGGAAGCGGCTCAACGACCACGGCAAGAACTGGCGGCACGTGTACAAGGCACTCACCCTGCTGGACTATCTCATCAAGACGGGCTCGGAGCGCGTGGCCCAGCAGTGCAAGGAGAACATCTTCGCCATCCAGACGCTGAAGGACTTCCAGTACGTCGACCGCGACGGGAAGGACCAGGGCATCAACGTGCGGGAGAAGTCGAAGCAGCTGGTGTTCCTGCTGAAGGACGACGACCGGCTGAAGGGGGAGCGCTCCCAAGCCCTGAAGACCAAGGAGCGCATGGCCCAGGTGGCCACCGGCGTGGGCAGCAACAGCCAGATCCATTTCGGCCGCGGCTCCAGCCAGCCCAACCTCTCCACCAGCTACTCGGAGGAGTATGGCAGGTCTGGTGGCTCGCCTGCCTCTTACCACGGCT CCACGTCCCCGCACGCGTCCTCGGAGCTGGAGCAAGCGCGGCCGCAGACCAGCGGGGAGGAGGAGCTGCAGCTGCAGCTGGCGCTGGCCATGAGCCGAGAGGCGGCAGAGCAG GAGGAGAGGATGAGGCGCGGGGATGACCTCCGGCTCCAGATGGCCTTGGAGGAGAGCCGCAAAGACTCGGGAAAACTCGGCAAGAAGAAAAAGGAGAAGGAG CCGTCGGTGCTGATGGACTTGATGGACGTCCTACCCGAAGGCCCAGCGGATCAGACATCAGACCCTTGGGGAGGGGCGGCAGCAGCAGTGGCCCCTGACCCCTGGCGGTCATATG GTGCAAGTTCGAAGCCGATACCGACAGCCGACCCATGGGGTGCCTCCTCAGCCTCGGCCACTCCTGTGAAGAGTGCAGATCCCTGGGGCTCCCCTGCTGCTTCAGCTCAAGGAATCCCTGACCCCTGGGTGACAGGGTCTGCCAGCCACCCCAAGACCGGCTCCCCAG GCAACTTTGATCCCTTCAGCACGTTAAACGGTACTTCCAGGGATGACTTTTCAGAGTTCGACAGCTTGCGTTCATCTTCTACAAAGACAG GTGACGTCTTGTCCTCTCGGCCCAGCGCGTCCGCCAGCCCCGACATGTTCGACTTGCAGAGGGGCAGCTCCGGCCCCGGCAGCATGAGCGCCACCACCGGCTCTCGGAAGACACCCGAGTCCTTCCTGGGTCCCAATGCCGCACTGGTGAACCTGGACTCGCTAGTCAGCAAACCAGTACAGCCAGCTCCCGTCTCCAACCCCTTCCTTATGCCAG GGGCCGCTCCTCCAGCCACGGCTCAGGTCAATCCCTTCCAGGTCAATCAGCCCCAGCCGCCCACCCTCAACCAGATGAGAGTCAGCCCCATGATGGGCATGAGCTCCCAGAGCTTCGGCACCATGCCCACCATGGGCGTGGACCCCCTGCCCGCCATGGGCGTGGATCCCTTGCCCCTTCCCACGATGCCTCCACCCGGCTCCATGACAATGGTCCCCATGCCAGGGATGGCGGCGCTGGCACCCATGGGCCATATGGTGCCTGGCATGGCTATGAGCATGCCAGGACCCATGCCACAGCCACTTATGAGCACAGGAATGGCCTCAGCTACCACGGCCGCCCAGGGTGGCGGCACTACCAACCCCTTCCTGTTGTGA